The following coding sequences are from one Roseburia hominis A2-183 window:
- a CDS encoding LL-diaminopimelate aminotransferase, which translates to MYKINDNYQKLPGSYLFSTIAKKVNAYSEANPDKKIIRLGIGDVTQPIAPAIIEAMHKAVDEMGHAETFHGYAPDLGYEFLRSAIVKNDYQARGCDITVDEIFVSDGAKSDSGNIQEIFAQNNRIAVCDPVYPVYVDSNVMAGRTGTYDPETEMWSDVIYMPCTMENNFVPEFPKETPDIIYLCLPNNPTGTTITKDQLQGWVDYANKNKAVIIYDAAYEAYISEENVAHSIYECEGAKTCAIELKSFSKNAGFTGVRLGYTVVPKELKCGEVSLNAMWARRHGTKFNGAPYIVQRAGEAVYSEAGKTQLKEQVAYYMKNAKAIKQGLRDAGYTVFGGVNAPYIWLKTPGEMTSWEFFDDLLARANVVGTPGSGFGPSGEGYFRLTAFGSYENTLAALERIKML; encoded by the coding sequence ATGTACAAGATCAATGATAATTATCAGAAACTTCCGGGAAGCTACCTTTTCAGTACGATTGCAAAGAAGGTAAATGCCTACAGCGAAGCAAATCCGGACAAAAAGATTATCCGCCTTGGCATCGGTGACGTGACACAGCCGATTGCACCGGCAATTATTGAAGCTATGCATAAAGCCGTCGATGAGATGGGGCATGCGGAGACTTTTCACGGATATGCACCGGATCTGGGATATGAATTTCTGCGCAGCGCAATCGTGAAGAACGATTATCAGGCAAGAGGATGCGATATTACGGTTGATGAAATTTTTGTATCGGACGGAGCAAAGAGCGATTCCGGTAATATTCAGGAGATTTTTGCACAGAATAACCGCATTGCAGTGTGTGATCCGGTCTACCCGGTATATGTGGATTCCAATGTTATGGCGGGACGTACCGGTACTTATGATCCGGAGACGGAGATGTGGAGCGATGTGATCTACATGCCGTGTACGATGGAGAATAATTTTGTGCCGGAGTTTCCGAAAGAGACACCGGATATCATCTATCTGTGTCTGCCGAACAATCCGACCGGTACCACCATCACAAAAGATCAGCTGCAGGGCTGGGTAGATTATGCAAATAAGAACAAAGCGGTCATTATTTACGATGCAGCGTATGAGGCTTATATTTCAGAGGAAAATGTGGCGCACTCCATCTATGAGTGTGAGGGTGCCAAGACCTGTGCGATTGAACTGAAGAGTTTCTCTAAGAATGCCGGTTTTACCGGGGTGCGTCTGGGTTATACGGTTGTTCCGAAGGAATTAAAGTGCGGTGAGGTATCGCTGAATGCTATGTGGGCAAGACGTCACGGAACCAAGTTCAACGGTGCGCCGTACATTGTGCAGCGGGCAGGAGAGGCTGTTTATTCCGAGGCAGGAAAGACACAGTTAAAAGAGCAGGTTGCTTACTATATGAAGAATGCGAAAGCGATCAAGCAGGGATTAAGGGATGCCGGTTACACGGTGTTCGGTGGTGTGAATGCGCCGTATATCTGGCTGAAGACACCAGGAGAGATGACATCCTGGGAATTCTTTGACGATCTGCTCGCACGCGCCAACGTGGTTGGAACACCTGGTTCCGGATTCGGACCGAGCGGTGAGGGATATTTCCGGTTGACGGCATTCGGAAGCTATGAGAATACACTGGCAGCGTTAGAGCGCATTAAGATGCTGTAG